From the genome of Laspinema palackyanum D2c:
TATCTGAACGCAACATAGGCTTTGGGAGCGTTAACCGAACTGCAAACCTGCATTACATTAAGGAGTAACTGCTGCTGGGTGAGTTCGGCTTCGATATCTGGACTCGCGATCGCCCATTCCTCGCAAATACTCGTCGGTATTTGACCATCCAGTAGGGTGTCTGCGATTCCTGCATCGTCGGGCAGTTGCAAGGGCCACTCGGACAGAGGACGGCGACACCAGTCCAGCAACTCGGGTACACCCTGTGGCGGTGGCTGACACTGATTCAAGCATTTTAAAACCAGTCGATCTAAACCCCGTTGCAGTGTTCGGGGGTAAGGAAGTGTCAGGGATTGGCCGTTTTTAACGGTCTCCGATAATTGAATGACACCACTGGCAATCAGTCTGAGTGTCAGTTCATCAGGCATCAGTTGTGGTTCGAGGTAGCTAGTTGTCATTGCCCCTCCTAGTCTCTGTGGTATTTATTTACACTATATCAAGGGTTGATTTTTATGTCAATCCCATAAGTAGTGGAGAGGCTCGACTGGAGGCTTCTCTCTGAGGCGGACCCGGCTTAGGAGAGCAGTTGCCGGTTAGAAAAATTGACTGGCAACAGGAAGCTGGCCTCAACTTTCTATCTTGACACTCCTACCGATCGCAATAAGATTTCCTTAAATAAAACCCAATCGTTAAAAATAACAAAGCTAAAAAGCCCAGCAGATAAAAAATTGATAAATGAGTGGATTGTTTCAAGGCCACTTGAATCATTCCCCATTCAATCCAGAGGAGAATTCCCATAACTTCTGCTTTCATCCACAGCAAAACCTGACGAGCGATTTTATATTGAGTTGGTAAGTTTTCTGGGGTGATGGGGACTGGATAATTAAAGGTATTGGGAAAGAAATTAGTAATTGTCATGGCTAGATAACTGATGAATCCGATGCTGGGAATTAACCAGAAAGTTAGTTTAGGTCCCCATAAGTCGGGTTTGCCTGTGATACCAAAGTGGAGGGGAATTGAAGGGGGGAGGCGATGCCAATAGTAGAAGCCGATCGCCAGACTGGCAACGACACCCATCAAGGCGGTAATTTCCAGGACGATTTCTAAGGGGGAGTAGGCGATCGCCTTGATAACAGGTCGTTGTTGATTGTCTTTCATAAGGGTTTCTCCCAGGGGGTAAAAATATGATCCTTGCACCGCTTCTTATCAGTTAAGTCAGCCATTCGGGTTCATTTTTCAGAAAATCTCTTAAAATTGATAAAACTACTCCTTCACAAGATCAATGACACTACCTCATTTAGGGACCCCCCGTTTGTTGCAAAAATTACAGTGGATCCTGAATCCTGTGGGATATATGGAAAGCCATGTTCGACAATATCCCGACCTATTTCAAGCCGAGGTTGTCGGGTTTGGCAATACCCTTGTTTTCGTCTCTCATCCCCAAGCCATTCAATACATTTTAACCCACGATAACAAGCAATTGAGTGTCCCTGGAAAGGTGAATGAAATTGTGGAACCTTTGCTGGGAGAGTATTCGGTGATTATGTTAGAGGGCGATCGCCACCGTCGTCAGCGCCAATTATTGATGCCTCCGTTTCATGGCGATCGCATGAAATCTTATGGCAAAATGATTCGAGAAATTACTGAAACGGTCATGAGACAAGTGCCAACCTCTCAGCCTTTTATCGCCCGTGCGGTGATGGCTCAAATTTCATCCCAAGTCATGTTACAAACTGTCTTTGGGTTAGATTTAACGAAGCAAAATTATCAGGAATTAAAACATCTGATGACTTTAATGCTAGAGGTTTTTAACACTCCGGCTGCTTCGGCCCTCCTGTTTTTTAAGCAGTTACAAGTGGATTTAGGCCCTTGGAGTCCTTGGGGATATTTTCTCAGAATTCGAGAAAAAATTGATAAATTACTCTATGCAGAAATTTCTACTCGCCGTCAACAGGATATTAGCGATCGCCTCGATATTCTCTCCCTGTTAATGTCAGCGCGGGATGCGGAAGGTGAAGCCATGACCGATAAAGAATTACGGGATGAATTGCTGACCTTACTGTTTGCTGGGTACGAA
Proteins encoded in this window:
- a CDS encoding DUF1648 domain-containing protein — encoded protein: MKDNQQRPVIKAIAYSPLEIVLEITALMGVVASLAIGFYYWHRLPPSIPLHFGITGKPDLWGPKLTFWLIPSIGFISYLAMTITNFFPNTFNYPVPITPENLPTQYKIARQVLLWMKAEVMGILLWIEWGMIQVALKQSTHLSIFYLLGFLALLFLTIGFYLRKSYCDR
- a CDS encoding cytochrome P450 gives rise to the protein MTLPHLGTPRLLQKLQWILNPVGYMESHVRQYPDLFQAEVVGFGNTLVFVSHPQAIQYILTHDNKQLSVPGKVNEIVEPLLGEYSVIMLEGDRHRRQRQLLMPPFHGDRMKSYGKMIREITETVMRQVPTSQPFIARAVMAQISSQVMLQTVFGLDLTKQNYQELKHLMTLMLEVFNTPAASALLFFKQLQVDLGPWSPWGYFLRIREKIDKLLYAEISTRRQQDISDRLDILSLLMSARDAEGEAMTDKELRDELLTLLFAGYETTASAMSWALYWVHALPEVENRLREEIATLGDNPAPMDIFSLPYLTAVCNEVLRLYPVGMLTFPRRVEEPMDLLGYSLKAGTDLVGCIYLLHHREDLYTNSYQFKPERFLQRQFSPYEFMPFGGGKRRCIGAALAAYEMKLVLATVLSGYDLKLGEGSLVKPQRRGVTLSPTGGIKMMKVGDRTPVERLLVNSVR